A stretch of DNA from Streptomyces sp. NBC_01197:
GCCACGCCACGCTCGGCCAGTACCCGCTGCACCTCGGCATTGAAGCCGTACAGCTCCAGCAGGGGAGTCGCCCCGGCCCCGTTCACCAGTGCGAGTACCGGAAGATCCGGCCGCAGATCCTCCAGGACGGCGTTCACCGCGTAGTCCGCGATCTCCCGCGAGGTCATCATCCCGCGCCGCTCACGACCCGGCTCGCCGTGGATCCCGACGCCCAACTCCAGCTGACCGGACGGGAGATCGAAGGTGGGGCCGCCCTTGGCAGGCGTACTGCAGGCGCTCAGGGCCACCCCGAAGGACCGCGTACCGGTACATACCTTCCGGGCGACGGCCTCCACCCGCTCCAGCGGCGCGCCCTCGTCGGCCGCGGCCCCCGCCAGCTTCTCCACGAAGAGAGTGCCCCCCGTGCCACGGCGGCCGGCGGTGAACGTGCTGTCGCTCACCGCCACGTCATCGTTGACCAGCACCTTGGCGACCCGTACGCCTTCGTCCTCGGCGAGCTCGGCCGCCATGTCGAAGTTGAGCACGTCGCCCGTGTAGTTCTTCACGATGAACAGCACGCCTTCACCGCTGTCGACGGCTGCCGCTGCCCGCACCATCTGATCGGGCACCGGTGACGTGAACACCTCGCCGGGGCAGGCGGCGGAGAGCATCCCGCGCCCGACGAACCCACCGTGCAGCGGCTCGTGCCCCGACCCGCCGCCCGAGACCAGCGCGACCTTTCCGGCCACGGGTGCGTCGCCCCGTACGATCACACGGTTCTCGACATCGACGGACAGCTCCGGATGCGCGGCGGCCATTCCGCGCAGGGCGTCCGCGACCACGGTTTCCGGGACATTGATCAGCATTCTCATTGGTGTCCTCCAGTCACGCGAGCAGGTAGGCCTGCGCTGTATCTTCCCTGTTCAAGAAGATTTCAGCAGCTATTGATCCTGGCGGTTCGCGGTGGGGACCGCCGAGGTCCGCGGGGCCGGTGCTGATCCGTCTGCCTCACAGTTCGATGACAAGCCTCCCGGTCGCGGCCCGGGAGACGCACAACGCGATCTGAGTGCCCGATGCCTTGTCGGCTGCGGACAGGCAGTTGTCACGGTGCGCGGGCACCCCCTCCAGGACTCCCGAGACACAAGAGCCGCAGATGCCTTCCTCGCAGGACTTGAAGACGTCTATCCCGTTCTCCTCCAATACCGAAAGGATCGAGCGGCCCACAGGGACCTCCCACTTCTCGCCGGTGTCCAACTCGACCGTGAAGGGCTGGTCGGCGCTGGTGTCGGTCTCCTGCGCCGTGAAGTTCTCGATGTGGATGTGACCGGTGCCGATCACGGGCGCGAACACAGCGGAGACCTGCTCCATGAAACCCCGCGGCCCGCACGTGTAGACGTGTGAGCCGGGAGTCGCAGCGGCGGCCGGGGCAGCCAGCACAGCGGGCTGTTCAGCGCGGGGCACACCCAGCCTCAGTTCTACCCGGCCCCGGAACCCCACCCGGTTCTCCAGCAGTTCGACGAAGGCGGCCTCCTCACGGCAGCGGGCGAAGTAGTACAGCTGGAACTCCTCCCCGCGGCGGTGCAGCTCGTACGCCATGCTCAGCAGCGGCGTGATGCCGATGCCGCCGGCCACCAGGATGTGCCGGTCGGCGTCTTCCGCGACCGCGAGCAGGTTGCGAGGCGCACCGACTTCGAGCAGATCTCCCTTGACGACGTGGTGCAGTGCCTCGGAGCCGCCACGCGACTGACGCTCCCGCTTCACCGCGATCAGCAGCGACGACGGGTCGTCCGGCGGACCGCACAGGGAGTACTGGCGCAGCACTCCGGTCGGGCCTGTCACATCGACGTGTGCTCCGGCCCGGTACGGGGTGAAGGGCACGCCGTCCTCCCTGACCAGGCGGAGGGAACGGATCTGCGGGGTCTCCGACACGATGTCGGAGACCCGTGCCCTGACGCTCACAGCAGGAACCCGGCAGCCGGCACGGCGTCCTCGCTGTCCACCAGACGCACGACCTTCAGTGCGATCCGGTCACCGTCATCCGCCAGCCGGACGCGATGTGTGACCTCCCCGGCCCACAGGTCGTGCCTGCCGCGCTTGTAGGCGACCAGCACCTGTGCCGAGCGCAGGGTCACTTCGTCGTCGCCGGCCTCCTCGACCACGAAACGGGACACCGTACGGACGGTGCGGGCGGCGTCGACTGCGGCAATCGCGTAGCCCTCCGTCATCCGGGTCACTCGCATCTGCCGCATGGGGGCGTCGTCGTAGACCATGTTGAGGCTGTTGGCGAAGTCCTCGGTCCGCGCGTCGATCGGGATGACGTACAGGCCGTCGGCGCAGTAGAGGTTCTGCCATTCCCCGTACTGCTTCCGGTCGAGGAGGTCGGCCTCGCGCCAGATCAGTTGGACCGCCCGGATCACGCGGGAGTCGGTCAGCCCGGGCCGGGGGCCGGAGGAGGTCATGAGAGTCTCAGTCATCGCTCATCATCTGCTTCCACTTGTCGTACGCCGCACGCATGCCGGTCTCGTCGGTGACGTGGGAGGTGGGCCAGCCCTCAGGGCTCGCGTTCTCGCGTGCCAGACCCCGGTTGACCAGGATCGGCATGT
This window harbors:
- the dhaK gene encoding dihydroxyacetone kinase subunit DhaK, with the translated sequence MRMLINVPETVVADALRGMAAAHPELSVDVENRVIVRGDAPVAGKVALVSGGGSGHEPLHGGFVGRGMLSAACPGEVFTSPVPDQMVRAAAAVDSGEGVLFIVKNYTGDVLNFDMAAELAEDEGVRVAKVLVNDDVAVSDSTFTAGRRGTGGTLFVEKLAGAAADEGAPLERVEAVARKVCTGTRSFGVALSACSTPAKGGPTFDLPSGQLELGVGIHGEPGRERRGMMTSREIADYAVNAVLEDLRPDLPVLALVNGAGATPLLELYGFNAEVQRVLAERGVAVARTLVGNYVTSLDMAGCSVTLCQVDEELLRLWDAPVSTAALRWGC
- a CDS encoding PDR/VanB family oxidoreductase, which produces MSVRARVSDIVSETPQIRSLRLVREDGVPFTPYRAGAHVDVTGPTGVLRQYSLCGPPDDPSSLLIAVKRERQSRGGSEALHHVVKGDLLEVGAPRNLLAVAEDADRHILVAGGIGITPLLSMAYELHRRGEEFQLYYFARCREEAAFVELLENRVGFRGRVELRLGVPRAEQPAVLAAPAAAATPGSHVYTCGPRGFMEQVSAVFAPVIGTGHIHIENFTAQETDTSADQPFTVELDTGEKWEVPVGRSILSVLEENGIDVFKSCEEGICGSCVSGVLEGVPAHRDNCLSAADKASGTQIALCVSRAATGRLVIEL
- a CDS encoding aromatic-ring-hydroxylating dioxygenase subunit beta; the protein is MTETLMTSSGPRPGLTDSRVIRAVQLIWREADLLDRKQYGEWQNLYCADGLYVIPIDARTEDFANSLNMVYDDAPMRQMRVTRMTEGYAIAAVDAARTVRTVSRFVVEEAGDDEVTLRSAQVLVAYKRGRHDLWAGEVTHRVRLADDGDRIALKVVRLVDSEDAVPAAGFLL